Proteins co-encoded in one Bacillus paramycoides genomic window:
- the msrB gene encoding peptide-methionine (R)-S-oxide reductase MsrB has protein sequence MAVNEKVELATFAGGCFWCMVSPFEEMEGIIKVVSGYTGGHKENPTYKEVCSETTGHYEAVQITFDANKMPYEELLNIYWRQIDPTDVGGQFHDRGQSYETVIFYHNEEQHKKAEASKADLAKSGRFSKPIATKILPATTFYPAEEYHQGYHKKNTFRYELYRKGSGRDAFIKQHWPKDNAHLKEKLNEMQFYVTQENGTEPPFRNEYWNHKEEGLYVDIVSGEPLFTSLDKFDSGCGWPSFTKPVMSASVKEKMDVSHNMTRTEVRSKEGDSHLGHVFPDGPGPNGLRYCINSAALRFIPKEELEKEGYGDFLVLFGNKK, from the coding sequence ATGGCTGTAAATGAAAAGGTAGAGTTAGCTACATTTGCTGGAGGATGCTTCTGGTGTATGGTTTCGCCATTTGAAGAGATGGAAGGGATTATAAAAGTTGTTTCTGGCTATACGGGTGGTCATAAAGAGAATCCAACATATAAAGAAGTATGTTCAGAAACGACGGGACATTATGAGGCAGTACAAATTACATTTGACGCAAATAAAATGCCGTATGAGGAGTTATTAAATATATATTGGAGACAAATTGATCCGACCGATGTAGGTGGACAATTCCACGACCGCGGACAGTCTTACGAAACAGTAATTTTTTATCATAATGAAGAGCAACATAAAAAAGCAGAGGCCTCAAAAGCAGATCTTGCAAAGAGTGGCCGCTTTTCAAAGCCAATTGCGACAAAAATATTACCAGCTACTACGTTTTATCCGGCTGAGGAATACCATCAAGGATATCATAAGAAAAATACATTTCGCTACGAGTTATACCGTAAAGGCTCGGGACGAGATGCTTTTATTAAGCAACATTGGCCGAAGGATAATGCTCATTTAAAAGAAAAACTAAATGAGATGCAGTTTTATGTAACGCAGGAAAATGGTACAGAACCACCATTTCGAAATGAGTATTGGAATCATAAAGAAGAGGGTCTTTATGTAGACATTGTTTCAGGAGAACCGTTATTTACTTCTTTAGATAAGTTTGATAGTGGGTGTGGATGGCCTAGTTTTACGAAGCCAGTTATGTCAGCTAGTGTGAAAGAAAAAATGGATGTGAGTCATAATATGACGCGTACAGAAGTGAGAAGTAAGGAAGGAGATTCACATCTTGGGCATGTATTTCCAGACGGTCCAGGACCAAATGGACTTCGTTACTGTATTAATTCTGCAGCCCTTCGATTTATTCCAAAAGAGGAATTAGAGAAAGAAGGATATGGTGATTTTCTAGTCTTGTTTGGAAATAAAAAATAA
- the lytS gene encoding two-component system sensor histidine kinase LytS produces the protein MLNLVLMMIERVGLIVILGFLLSHIKTFRRLLHKQDGYVDKLKLICIFSVFTIVSNYTGIEIAGNTIMKENWLQGVSSSSTIANTRIMGVGISGLLGGPIVGIGVGSIAGIHRYMLGGTTALSCAISSILAGVITGYIGYIFKKYNRVITPKFSAVLSVFIVSLEMIMILLIVEDGSSIVKTIAIPMILVNSFGSFILLSMIQAILRQEENAKALQTHKVLRIADKTLPYFRRGLTEDSCKHVAQIIHRFTGTDAVSLTDTEKILAHVGLASDHHIPSHSLITGLSKEVLNTGKIMKAKSREVINCQHEGCPLQAAIVIPLTSHGNTIGTLKLYFKNSNQLSRVEEELAEGLAKIFSTQLELGEAELQSKLLQDAEIKALQAQINPHFLFNAINTVSALCRTDVEKARKLLLQLSVYFRCNLQGARQLLIPLEQELNHVHAYLSLEQARFPNKYEVKMYIEEELKTTLVPPFVLQLLVENALRHAFPKKQSVCQVEVHVFEREEMVHFEVQDNGQGIESERLGQLGKMVVSSKKGTGTALYNINERLIGLFGKETMLQIESELEQGTKISFVIPKKVGEEKRSVKSISS, from the coding sequence ATGCTAAATTTAGTACTTATGATGATTGAACGTGTCGGACTTATTGTTATTTTAGGATTTTTACTTTCTCATATTAAAACGTTCAGGCGCCTTCTTCATAAGCAAGATGGATATGTAGATAAGCTTAAGCTTATTTGTATTTTTTCAGTGTTTACAATTGTAAGCAATTACACAGGAATTGAAATTGCTGGGAATACAATTATGAAAGAAAATTGGCTACAAGGTGTTTCGTCATCTAGTACAATTGCGAATACACGTATTATGGGTGTTGGAATTAGTGGATTGCTTGGAGGTCCTATCGTCGGCATTGGAGTAGGATCGATTGCAGGTATTCACCGTTATATGCTTGGCGGGACGACAGCGCTAAGCTGTGCAATTTCGTCAATTTTAGCAGGTGTTATAACGGGGTATATTGGATATATTTTCAAAAAATACAATCGTGTAATTACGCCTAAATTTTCAGCGGTTTTAAGTGTGTTTATCGTTTCTTTAGAAATGATTATGATCCTATTAATTGTAGAGGATGGGAGTAGTATCGTGAAAACAATTGCGATACCAATGATCCTTGTAAATAGTTTCGGGAGTTTTATTTTACTTTCTATGATACAAGCTATTTTGCGTCAGGAAGAAAATGCGAAAGCCCTGCAAACGCATAAAGTATTACGAATTGCTGACAAAACATTACCATATTTTCGCCGCGGATTAACAGAAGATTCTTGTAAACATGTGGCACAAATTATTCACCGCTTTACGGGAACAGATGCGGTATCCTTAACAGATACAGAGAAAATATTAGCCCACGTTGGATTAGCATCAGATCATCATATTCCTTCACATAGTTTAATAACGGGTTTATCGAAGGAAGTGTTGAACACAGGAAAAATAATGAAAGCGAAGTCGCGTGAGGTTATTAATTGTCAACATGAAGGCTGCCCTTTGCAAGCGGCGATTGTTATTCCACTAACTTCACATGGGAATACAATTGGGACATTAAAACTGTATTTTAAGAATTCTAACCAGTTAAGTCGTGTAGAAGAGGAATTAGCAGAAGGGTTAGCAAAAATATTCTCTACACAACTTGAATTAGGTGAAGCGGAGTTGCAAAGTAAATTATTGCAAGATGCTGAGATAAAAGCATTACAAGCCCAAATTAACCCACACTTTTTATTTAATGCAATTAATACAGTATCAGCTTTATGCCGAACAGATGTAGAGAAGGCAAGGAAGTTATTATTACAGCTTAGCGTGTATTTCCGTTGTAATTTGCAAGGGGCACGCCAATTACTTATTCCATTAGAACAAGAGTTAAATCATGTACATGCATATTTATCTTTAGAACAAGCGAGGTTTCCAAATAAGTATGAAGTGAAAATGTACATTGAGGAAGAGTTAAAGACGACCTTAGTACCACCATTTGTACTTCAGTTATTAGTTGAAAATGCATTGCGCCATGCTTTTCCGAAAAAGCAATCGGTGTGCCAAGTTGAGGTACATGTGTTTGAAAGGGAGGAGATGGTTCATTTTGAAGTACAAGATAATGGGCAAGGGATTGAGAGTGAACGTTTAGGACAATTAGGAAAAATGGTAGTTTCATCAAAAAAAGGGACTGGAACAGCTTTATATAATATTAATGAACGACTTATCGGGTTATTTGGGAAAGAGACAATGCTTCAAATTGAAAGTGAATTAGAGCAAGGGACAAAAATCTCCTTCGTAATCCCGAAAAAAGTAGGGGAGGAAAAACGGAGTGTTAAAAGTATTAGTAGTTGA
- a CDS encoding AI-2E family transporter — MQIKNLFQSKGFQRLLVLVILALVLYGLQSMLNLILITFILTYLMDRFQKFISRKLDHFMPINRKLIIAFLYVMLIGGIAITLFKYLPVLTIQISQLIYQFNVFLRNPPDSELIKYAVNAVNHMELSKYVGQGVDILYKSITNVGKFGLQVLLSLILSLFFLLEKARIVAFTAKFKESRLAIFYTEIEYFGKKFARSFGKVIEAQFLIAVVNCVLSVIALWILGFPQLLGLALMIFLLGLIPVAGVIISLFPLCMIAYNIGGIMYVVYILVIVTVIHALESYVLNPKFMSQKTNLPIFYTFMVLIFSEHFLGVWGLIIGIPIFIFLLDVLDVTSDEMEKEVGKK, encoded by the coding sequence ATGCAAATAAAAAACCTGTTTCAAAGCAAAGGATTTCAGAGGTTACTCGTATTAGTAATACTTGCTCTCGTGTTATACGGGCTGCAAAGTATGTTGAATTTAATTTTAATTACGTTTATTCTTACGTATTTAATGGATCGATTTCAAAAGTTTATTTCCCGCAAATTAGATCATTTCATGCCCATTAATCGAAAACTCATTATAGCATTTCTATATGTCATGTTAATTGGCGGAATTGCTATTACGCTATTTAAATATTTACCAGTATTAACGATACAAATTTCACAATTAATTTATCAATTTAACGTATTTTTAAGAAATCCACCAGATAGTGAATTAATTAAGTATGCAGTTAATGCTGTCAATCATATGGAACTGTCGAAGTATGTAGGACAAGGCGTAGACATTTTGTATAAATCGATTACGAATGTTGGAAAATTTGGCCTTCAAGTGTTACTTTCTTTAATTTTAAGCCTATTTTTCTTATTGGAGAAAGCCCGTATCGTTGCATTTACTGCAAAATTTAAAGAAAGCCGACTTGCAATTTTCTATACTGAAATTGAGTACTTCGGTAAGAAATTTGCACGTTCATTCGGAAAAGTAATCGAAGCACAATTTTTAATTGCAGTTGTTAACTGTGTTCTATCCGTTATTGCACTATGGATATTAGGATTCCCGCAATTATTAGGTTTAGCGTTAATGATCTTCTTACTCGGTTTAATTCCAGTAGCTGGGGTTATCATTTCGTTATTCCCGCTTTGTATGATTGCTTACAATATCGGCGGTATTATGTACGTTGTTTATATTTTAGTTATCGTAACAGTCATTCATGCGCTTGAAAGTTACGTGTTAAATCCGAAGTTTATGTCGCAAAAAACAAACTTACCGATTTTCTATACGTTTATGGTATTAATCTTCTCAGAACACTTCTTAGGTGTATGGGGATTAATTATCGGTATTCCAATCTTCATTTTCTTATTAGATGTCTTAGATGTGACAAGTGATGAAATGGAGAAGGAAGTCGGGAAAAAATAA
- a CDS encoding LytR/AlgR family response regulator transcription factor, with the protein MLKVLVVDDEMLARDELKYLLEQTKEVEVVGEADCVEDALEELMQNKPDIVFLDIQLSDDNGFEIANILKKMKNPPAIVFATAYDQYALQAFEVDALDYILKPFDEERIVQTLKKYKKQKQIKLETKQEVKSVDVTTEMHKLALPIEESIVLVNIEDIIYVGLVDGKVTVKTMRETYVTHDTLVILEKKLPQASFMRVHRSFIANINHIAEIQPWFNSTYNLIMKEGSKVPVSRTYAKELKKLLRI; encoded by the coding sequence GTGTTAAAAGTATTAGTAGTTGACGATGAAATGTTAGCACGTGATGAATTGAAATATTTATTAGAACAAACAAAAGAAGTAGAAGTAGTTGGTGAGGCTGATTGTGTAGAAGATGCATTAGAAGAGCTAATGCAAAACAAACCAGATATTGTTTTCCTAGACATTCAGTTATCTGATGATAACGGATTTGAGATCGCAAATATATTAAAGAAGATGAAAAATCCACCTGCAATTGTGTTTGCGACTGCCTACGATCAATACGCATTGCAAGCATTTGAAGTAGATGCGTTAGATTACATTTTAAAGCCATTTGATGAAGAACGTATCGTACAGACATTAAAGAAATATAAAAAGCAAAAACAAATAAAATTAGAAACAAAACAAGAAGTAAAGAGTGTAGATGTAACGACGGAGATGCATAAACTAGCATTACCAATTGAGGAATCGATTGTACTTGTAAATATTGAAGATATTATATATGTAGGACTTGTGGACGGAAAAGTGACAGTAAAAACGATGAGGGAAACATATGTAACACACGATACGCTTGTAATTTTAGAAAAGAAGTTGCCGCAAGCAAGTTTTATGCGTGTCCATCGCAGTTTTATTGCAAATATTAATCATATTGCAGAAATACAACCGTGGTTTAACTCTACTTATAACTTAATTATGAAAGAAGGATCAAAAGTACCTGTTAGCCGAACATATGCAAAAGAACTCAAAAAGCTGCTTCGTATTTAA
- the lrgA gene encoding antiholin-like murein hydrolase modulator LrgA, producing MSTKKVYSFLSQAFIFSAIMLVSNIIATHLPIPMPSSVIGLVILFSLLCLKVIKLEQVESLGTALTGIIGFLFVPSGISVINSLGVMGQYFVQILTVIVVATIILLAVTGLFAQFILGKDDKETKDTKELKVVNKGRKHGKVA from the coding sequence ATGAGTACGAAAAAAGTATATAGTTTCTTATCACAAGCATTCATATTTTCAGCTATTATGTTAGTTTCTAATATTATTGCAACACATTTACCAATTCCGATGCCTTCATCGGTGATCGGATTAGTCATTTTATTTAGCTTATTATGTTTAAAGGTTATTAAATTGGAGCAAGTTGAATCACTTGGAACAGCTTTAACGGGTATTATCGGATTCCTTTTCGTCCCATCAGGTATTTCAGTTATTAATTCTCTTGGTGTAATGGGACAATATTTTGTACAAATTTTAACTGTAATTGTTGTAGCAACAATTATTTTACTCGCTGTAACAGGGTTATTTGCACAATTCATTTTAGGAAAAGACGATAAAGAAACAAAAGATACGAAAGAATTGAAAGTAGTAAATAAAGGACGCAAGCACGGAAAAGTTGCGTAA
- the lrgB gene encoding antiholin-like protein LrgB, with protein sequence MASTMTPYFGIVVSLIAYGIGTLLFKHSKGFFLFTPLFVAMVLGIVFLKVGNFTFEEYNTGGKMISFFLEPATIAFAIPLYKQVDKLKKYWWQILSAIVVGSICSVIVVFIVAKAIGLDTAVMNSMLPQAATTAIALPISESIGGIPAITSFAVIFNAVIVYALGALFLKTFRVKHPIAKGLALGTAGHALGVAVGIEMGEVEAAMASIAVTVVGVVTVVVIPMFMPFIG encoded by the coding sequence ATGGCAAGCACAATGACTCCATATTTCGGAATTGTCGTTTCGTTGATCGCATACGGAATCGGAACGTTATTATTTAAGCATTCAAAAGGATTCTTCTTATTCACACCATTATTCGTAGCGATGGTATTAGGGATTGTCTTTCTAAAAGTAGGTAATTTTACTTTTGAAGAATATAATACTGGCGGAAAAATGATTAGTTTCTTCTTAGAGCCAGCAACAATCGCGTTTGCAATTCCATTATATAAACAAGTGGATAAGTTAAAAAAATATTGGTGGCAAATTTTATCGGCTATCGTAGTTGGATCTATTTGTTCAGTAATTGTCGTATTTATTGTTGCAAAAGCAATTGGTTTAGATACAGCAGTAATGAATTCAATGTTACCACAAGCAGCAACAACAGCAATTGCATTACCAATCTCTGAAAGTATTGGTGGTATACCAGCAATTACATCATTTGCAGTTATTTTTAACGCAGTTATTGTATACGCATTAGGAGCATTATTCTTAAAAACATTTAGAGTAAAACATCCAATTGCAAAAGGTTTAGCGCTTGGAACAGCAGGTCACGCATTAGGAGTGGCAGTAGGAATTGAAATGGGTGAAGTAGAGGCAGCTATGGCAAGTATTGCTGTAACAGTAGTTGGGGTTGTAACAGTCGTTGTCATACCGATGTTTATGCCATTCATTGGCTAG
- a CDS encoding BCCT family transporter, whose protein sequence is MRMKSRKTDWPVFLISGGSLLLFVIAVFLNKSYVERVINSSFAASIKYFGAFWQILLIGTFVVAMCMAFSKYGRVKLGGLEKPEISTTKWLAIIMSTLLAGGGVFWAAAEPMYHLMTVPPIHEGITAGTKEAVMPALAQSYMHWGFLAWTILGTISAVVMMYGHYHKGMPLKPRTLLYPIFGERLRKSLLGTMIDVFAIIAVAAGTIGPIGFLGLQASYGLQALFNIPDVFTIQLAIIVCVVAISTISAVTGIDKGIQIISNLNVRLAVLLMLFVLLFGPGGFIIDSFVSSFGFYINEFITMSTYRGDTTWLGSWTIFFWGWFIGYGPMMAILVSRISRGRTIREIIVAIGIIAPIITTFWFTILGGSGVFYELMNPGSISAALSESGMPAAMIAITEQLPLSHIIGPAFLLLTILFVVTTGDSMAYSISMAVTGDGDPRISLRVFWSLIMGTVAAILLYMGEGSINALQSFIVVTAVPVSILLFPMLWLAPKVAGELALKQGIVKEEEKTSFLFQKASRSK, encoded by the coding sequence ATGAGGATGAAGAGTCGAAAAACGGATTGGCCTGTATTTCTTATTAGTGGTGGCTCGCTTTTATTATTTGTAATTGCGGTTTTCTTAAATAAAAGTTACGTAGAGAGAGTCATTAATAGCAGTTTTGCAGCTTCAATTAAATACTTTGGTGCTTTTTGGCAGATTCTATTAATTGGTACATTTGTTGTTGCAATGTGTATGGCGTTCTCGAAGTATGGAAGAGTTAAACTTGGGGGATTAGAAAAACCTGAGATTAGTACGACAAAATGGCTCGCTATTATAATGTCTACATTACTGGCCGGAGGTGGTGTTTTCTGGGCAGCGGCAGAGCCGATGTACCATTTAATGACGGTGCCACCAATACATGAAGGTATAACTGCTGGAACGAAAGAAGCGGTAATGCCTGCTTTAGCACAAAGTTATATGCACTGGGGTTTCCTGGCTTGGACGATTTTAGGGACAATTAGTGCGGTAGTTATGATGTATGGGCATTATCATAAAGGTATGCCGTTAAAACCTCGAACGCTTTTATATCCTATTTTTGGAGAAAGATTGCGAAAGAGTTTGCTTGGAACAATGATCGATGTATTTGCCATTATTGCGGTAGCAGCAGGGACGATTGGTCCAATCGGATTTTTAGGACTACAAGCAAGTTATGGCTTACAAGCATTGTTTAACATCCCGGATGTGTTTACGATTCAATTAGCCATTATTGTTTGTGTAGTTGCTATCTCTACTATATCTGCGGTAACAGGAATTGATAAAGGGATTCAAATTATAAGTAATTTAAATGTTAGGTTAGCAGTTTTATTAATGCTATTCGTATTACTGTTTGGACCAGGTGGATTTATTATTGATTCATTTGTTTCTTCGTTTGGATTTTATATAAATGAATTTATTACAATGAGCACATATCGTGGTGATACAACTTGGTTAGGATCGTGGACAATCTTTTTCTGGGGATGGTTTATTGGGTATGGACCGATGATGGCAATTTTAGTGAGCCGTATTTCAAGAGGAAGAACAATCCGAGAAATCATCGTTGCAATTGGAATTATTGCACCAATTATTACAACGTTTTGGTTTACTATTTTGGGAGGATCAGGTGTGTTTTATGAGTTAATGAACCCTGGTTCTATATCGGCAGCATTAAGTGAATCTGGTATGCCAGCGGCTATGATTGCAATTACAGAGCAACTGCCACTCTCTCATATTATTGGACCCGCGTTTCTTTTATTAACAATTTTATTTGTAGTAACAACAGGAGATTCAATGGCGTATTCGATTTCAATGGCAGTGACTGGAGATGGAGATCCTAGAATTAGCTTACGCGTGTTTTGGTCGCTTATTATGGGAACAGTTGCAGCGATTCTTTTATACATGGGTGAGGGCAGTATTAATGCGTTGCAATCATTCATCGTAGTAACGGCTGTCCCGGTATCTATTCTGTTATTCCCAATGCTATGGCTAGCGCCTAAAGTTGCAGGAGAATTAGCCTTAAAGCAAGGTATCGTAAAAGAAGAAGAGAAAACTAGCTTCTTGTTCCAAAAAGCTAGTAGATCAAAATAA
- a CDS encoding nitric oxide synthase oxygenase, producing MTKTKQLIEEASQFITICYKELNKEQFIEERMKEIQVEIEKTGTYEHTFEELVHGSRMAWRNSNRCIGRLFWSKMHILDAREVNDEEGVYNALIHHIKYATNDGKVKPTITIFKQYQGEENNIRIYNHQLIRYAGYKTEMGVIGDSHSTAFTDFCQELGWQGEGTNFDVLPLVFSVDGKEPVYKEIPKNEVKEVPIEHPEYPISSLGVKWYGVPMISDMRLEIGGISYTAAPFNGWYMGTEIGARNLADHDRYNLLPAVAEMMKLDTSRNGTLWKDKALIELNVAVLHSFKKQGVSIVDHHTAAQQFQQFEKQEAACGRVVTGNWVWLIPPLSPATTHIYHKPYPNEILKPNFFHK from the coding sequence ATGACTAAAACGAAACAATTAATAGAGGAAGCAAGTCAATTTATTACGATTTGCTATAAAGAACTTAATAAAGAACAATTCATAGAAGAACGCATGAAAGAAATTCAAGTTGAAATAGAAAAGACGGGGACGTATGAACATACATTTGAAGAACTTGTCCATGGATCGCGAATGGCATGGCGCAATAGTAATCGATGTATCGGAAGACTATTTTGGAGTAAGATGCACATATTAGATGCACGTGAAGTAAATGATGAGGAAGGTGTATATAATGCATTAATTCATCATATTAAATATGCAACGAACGATGGAAAAGTGAAACCGACAATTACGATTTTTAAGCAATATCAAGGTGAAGAGAATAATATACGAATTTATAATCATCAATTAATTCGATATGCAGGATATAAAACAGAAATGGGAGTGATTGGTGACTCTCATTCTACTGCGTTTACGGATTTTTGTCAGGAACTTGGCTGGCAAGGAGAAGGCACGAATTTCGATGTATTGCCACTGGTGTTTTCCGTTGATGGAAAAGAACCTGTATATAAAGAAATTCCTAAAAACGAAGTGAAAGAAGTACCAATTGAACATCCAGAGTACCCAATTTCATCTTTAGGAGTCAAGTGGTATGGAGTACCGATGATTTCAGATATGCGCTTAGAAATTGGTGGTATTTCCTATACAGCAGCTCCGTTTAATGGATGGTACATGGGTACGGAAATTGGGGCCCGTAATTTAGCGGATCATGATCGTTATAATTTACTTCCGGCAGTTGCGGAGATGATGAAGCTAGATACATCGAGAAACGGTACGTTATGGAAAGACAAGGCATTAATTGAATTAAACGTGGCTGTTTTACATTCCTTTAAAAAACAAGGGGTTAGTATTGTTGATCATCATACTGCTGCACAACAATTTCAGCAATTTGAGAAGCAAGAAGCTGCTTGTGGTCGTGTTGTAACGGGCAATTGGGTGTGGCTCATTCCACCGTTATCTCCAGCTACCACTCATATTTATCATAAACCGTATCCAAATGAAATTTTGAAGCCGAATTTCTTTCATAAATAG
- the sodA gene encoding superoxide dismutase [Mn] gives MSSFQLPKLSYDYDELEPYIDSDTLSIHHGKHHATYVKNLNAALENYTELHNKSLEELLCNLETLPKEIVTAVRNNGGGHYCHSLFWEVMSPRGGGEPNGDVAKVIDYYFNTFDNLKNQLSKAAISRFGSGYGWLVLDGEELTVMSTPNQDTPLQEGKTPLLVIDVWEHAYYLKYQNRRPEFVTNWWHTVNWDQVNEKYLQAIQSQTH, from the coding sequence ATGTCTTCATTTCAATTGCCAAAGCTTTCATATGACTATGATGAATTAGAGCCATATATCGATAGCGACACACTTTCTATTCATCACGGAAAACACCATGCGACATACGTAAAAAACTTGAATGCCGCTTTAGAAAACTATACGGAATTACATAATAAATCTTTAGAAGAGTTACTATGTAATTTAGAAACTTTACCAAAGGAAATTGTTACAGCTGTCAGAAATAACGGTGGTGGACATTATTGTCATAGTCTTTTTTGGGAAGTAATGAGCCCACGAGGTGGCGGCGAGCCTAATGGAGACGTTGCAAAAGTAATTGATTATTATTTCAATACCTTTGACAACTTAAAAAATCAACTGTCCAAAGCAGCAATTAGCCGTTTTGGAAGTGGCTATGGGTGGCTTGTCCTTGATGGTGAAGAACTTACTGTTATGAGTACACCTAATCAAGATACACCTCTGCAAGAAGGGAAGACTCCATTACTCGTCATCGATGTATGGGAACATGCCTATTATTTAAAGTATCAAAATCGGCGTCCAGAATTTGTTACCAATTGGTGGCATACAGTGAACTGGGACCAGGTAAATGAAAAGTATTTACAAGCAATTCAATCACAAACACATTAG
- a CDS encoding MFS transporter, translating to MNVTTDVQSTTEETKEKRYKTLFGSALGYAAEGLDMLLLSFVLVYILKEFHLSPVEGGNLTLATTIGMLIGSYLFGFIADLFGRIRTMAFTILLFSLATALIYFATDYWQLLILRFLVGMGVGGEFGIGMAIVTETWSKEMRAKATSVVALGWQFGVLVASLLPAFIVPHFGWRAVFLFGLIPALLAVYVRKSLSEPKIWEQKQRYKKELLQKEAEGNLTTTEAEQLKQMKKFPLRKLFANKKVTITTIGLIIMSFIQNFGYYGIFTWMPTILANKYNYTLAKASGWMFISTIGMLIGIAIFGILADKIGRRKTFTIYYVGGTIYCLIYFFLFTDSTLLLWGSALLGFFANGMMGGFGAVLAENYPAEARSTAENFIFGTGRGLAGFGPVIIGLLAADDNLMGALSLIFIIYPIGLVTMLLCVPETKDKVLE from the coding sequence ATGAATGTCACTACTGATGTACAATCAACAACAGAGGAGACGAAAGAGAAAAGATATAAAACATTATTTGGTTCTGCGCTAGGGTATGCAGCAGAAGGTTTAGATATGTTGCTCTTATCTTTCGTACTCGTCTACATTTTAAAAGAATTTCATTTAAGCCCTGTTGAAGGTGGAAACTTAACATTAGCTACCACAATAGGAATGCTAATCGGGTCTTATTTATTTGGATTTATTGCTGATTTATTTGGGCGTATCCGTACGATGGCCTTCACAATCTTACTATTTTCACTCGCGACAGCACTCATCTATTTCGCAACAGATTATTGGCAATTATTAATTCTTCGCTTTTTAGTTGGAATGGGAGTTGGTGGTGAATTCGGGATTGGAATGGCCATCGTAACTGAAACATGGTCGAAAGAAATGCGCGCAAAGGCAACATCCGTTGTGGCACTTGGATGGCAATTCGGTGTACTAGTCGCTTCACTCCTACCAGCATTTATCGTTCCACATTTTGGATGGAGAGCTGTTTTCTTATTTGGGCTCATTCCCGCTCTACTAGCTGTCTATGTCCGAAAAAGTTTAAGTGAACCGAAAATATGGGAACAAAAACAACGATACAAAAAAGAATTGTTACAAAAAGAAGCTGAAGGTAATTTAACAACTACTGAGGCAGAGCAACTAAAGCAAATGAAAAAGTTTCCACTTCGAAAGTTATTTGCAAATAAAAAAGTAACGATAACAACAATTGGTCTTATTATTATGTCATTCATCCAAAACTTCGGATATTATGGGATTTTCACATGGATGCCAACTATTTTAGCGAATAAATATAACTACACATTAGCAAAGGCGAGCGGCTGGATGTTCATCTCTACGATTGGTATGCTAATTGGTATTGCAATTTTTGGTATTCTAGCTGATAAAATTGGTCGCCGTAAAACTTTTACAATCTATTATGTCGGTGGTACTATATACTGTCTCATTTACTTCTTCTTATTCACAGACTCAACATTATTGTTATGGGGAAGTGCATTGCTTGGATTCTTTGCCAATGGCATGATGGGAGGATTCGGGGCAGTTTTAGCTGAAAACTATCCTGCTGAAGCTCGCTCTACAGCAGAAAACTTTATTTTCGGTACAGGACGTGGTTTAGCTGGATTTGGGCCTGTTATTATCGGCTTACTTGCTGCAGATGATAATTTAATGGGAGCATTATCTCTCATCTTCATTATCTATCCAATTGGTTTAGTTACGATGTTATTATGTGTTCCAGAGACGAAAGATAAAGTATTAGAATAG